The Arachis hypogaea cultivar Tifrunner chromosome 19, arahy.Tifrunner.gnm2.J5K5, whole genome shotgun sequence genome has a window encoding:
- the LOC112777216 gene encoding WUSCHEL-related homeobox 13 isoform X1: MIEVSHMPHSVKRNRGSCFFSFSLWMVVKMIEWQKQLQNNEKADRTNNNMMFVKVMTDEQLETLRKQIAVYATLCDQLVEMHRTLSTHHDLTGVRVGNIYCDSLMTSAGQKITSRQRWTPTPLQLQILERIFDQGNGTPSKEKIKEITAELSHHGQISETNVYNWFQNRRARSKRKLQNNVPPTTIESEVDAEVDSKDKKTRPEELIGSQQQQHSTIIMTNASATNRPEKLCFQNPELQYLNNQHPNKNNKSDPIFTSDGTLRPLRNFSRMPVFDDVLSNSRGDYLDGKMEVGGMYNLYQQGGDYNLGG; this comes from the exons ATGATCGAAGTGAGTCACATGCCGCACAGCGTAAAAAGGAATAGAGGATCGTGTTT cttctctttctctctctggaTGGTGGTGAAGATGATAGAATGGCAGAAGCAGTTACAGAATAATGAGAAGGCAGATCGTACTAACAACAATATGATGTTTGTGAAGGTTATGACTGATGAACAGTTAGAAACTCTGAGGAAGCAGATTGCGgtttatgccactctctgtgacCAGCTCGTTGAGATGCATAGAACACTCTCCACTCACCACGATCTTACag GAGTTCGGGTGGGAAATATATACTGCGATTCATTGATGACATCAGCAGGGCAGAAAATAACGTCTAGGCAGAGGTGGACACCAACACCATTGCAGCTTCAAATTCTTGAGCGGATATTTGATCAAGGAAATGGAACTCCAAGCAAGGAGAAGATTAAAGAGATCACTGCTGAACTTAGCCACCATGGCCAGATTTCTGAAACAAATGTATACAATTGGTTCCAAAACAGGCGTGCAAGATCAAAGAGGAAGCTTCAAAATAATGTGCCACCTACTACTATTGAATCAGAAGTAGATGCTGAGGTTGATTCTAAGGATAAGAAGACAAGGCCAGAGGAGTTAATTGgttcccaacaacaacaacatagtaCCATCATAATGACTAATGCTTCTGCTACTAATAGGCCAGAAAAGTTGTGCTTTCAAAACCCTGAGTTGCAGTATTTAAATAATCAACATCCAAACAAGAACAACAAATCAGATCCCATTTTCACATCAGATGGCACTCTAAGACCCTTAAGGAATTTTAGTCGTATGCCTGTTTTTGATGATGTTCTATCAAACTCAA gGGGAGATTATCTAGATGGAAAAATGGAAGTAGGTGGAATGTATAATTTATATCAGCAAGGAGGAGACTACAACTTGGGGGGTTGA
- the LOC112777216 gene encoding WUSCHEL-related homeobox 13 isoform X2: MVVKMIEWQKQLQNNEKADRTNNNMMFVKVMTDEQLETLRKQIAVYATLCDQLVEMHRTLSTHHDLTGVRVGNIYCDSLMTSAGQKITSRQRWTPTPLQLQILERIFDQGNGTPSKEKIKEITAELSHHGQISETNVYNWFQNRRARSKRKLQNNVPPTTIESEVDAEVDSKDKKTRPEELIGSQQQQHSTIIMTNASATNRPEKLCFQNPELQYLNNQHPNKNNKSDPIFTSDGTLRPLRNFSRMPVFDDVLSNSRGDYLDGKMEVGGMYNLYQQGGDYNLGG, from the exons aTGGTGGTGAAGATGATAGAATGGCAGAAGCAGTTACAGAATAATGAGAAGGCAGATCGTACTAACAACAATATGATGTTTGTGAAGGTTATGACTGATGAACAGTTAGAAACTCTGAGGAAGCAGATTGCGgtttatgccactctctgtgacCAGCTCGTTGAGATGCATAGAACACTCTCCACTCACCACGATCTTACag GAGTTCGGGTGGGAAATATATACTGCGATTCATTGATGACATCAGCAGGGCAGAAAATAACGTCTAGGCAGAGGTGGACACCAACACCATTGCAGCTTCAAATTCTTGAGCGGATATTTGATCAAGGAAATGGAACTCCAAGCAAGGAGAAGATTAAAGAGATCACTGCTGAACTTAGCCACCATGGCCAGATTTCTGAAACAAATGTATACAATTGGTTCCAAAACAGGCGTGCAAGATCAAAGAGGAAGCTTCAAAATAATGTGCCACCTACTACTATTGAATCAGAAGTAGATGCTGAGGTTGATTCTAAGGATAAGAAGACAAGGCCAGAGGAGTTAATTGgttcccaacaacaacaacatagtaCCATCATAATGACTAATGCTTCTGCTACTAATAGGCCAGAAAAGTTGTGCTTTCAAAACCCTGAGTTGCAGTATTTAAATAATCAACATCCAAACAAGAACAACAAATCAGATCCCATTTTCACATCAGATGGCACTCTAAGACCCTTAAGGAATTTTAGTCGTATGCCTGTTTTTGATGATGTTCTATCAAACTCAA gGGGAGATTATCTAGATGGAAAAATGGAAGTAGGTGGAATGTATAATTTATATCAGCAAGGAGGAGACTACAACTTGGGGGGTTGA
- the LOC112779125 gene encoding proteasome subunit alpha type-1-B-like, with the protein MFSNQYDTNITTWGSRVKRLFQVEYAMKIVKQDSTAIGFRSKMHVILTCVNKANPKLSSHKKKIFKVDYYIGAAIAEFSVNDCVLSWYMRNECINYSYIYESSLSVGRLVVQLANKI; encoded by the coding sequence ATGTTCAGTAACCAATACGACACCAACATTACAACATGGGGCTCGCGCGTTAAGAGGCTCTTTCAGGTTGAATACGCCATGAAGATAGTAAAGCAGGATTCTACTGCAATTGGCTTCCGATCCAAAATGCACGTCATTTTGACATGCGTCAACAAGGCCAACCCCAAGCTCTCTTCTCACAAGAAGAAGATCTTCAAAGTCGATTACTACATCGGCGCCGCCATTGCAGAATTCTCCGTCAACGACTGCGTTCTGTCTTGGTACATGCGCAACGAGTGCATTAACTATTCATATATCTACGAGTCTTCTCTTTCCGTTGGACGACTGGTCGTTCAACTCGCCAACAAAATTTAA